From the genome of Oryza glaberrima chromosome 1, OglaRS2, whole genome shotgun sequence:
gcgccgccgccgccaccggtggCAGGCCCGGCGGTGACGCCGTACTGGTGCGTTTCCTCGGGTTCCACTTCCACCACCGGCTCCGGCGGACTGCAGGCCTGCGCCTTGGGCTTCTGCGGCGCCGCCTGCCGGTTCTGCGCCCTGGGCACCGTGGCGGAGTGGTTGTGCTCGAAGGAGTAGGTGACGATCACCGTGTCCGGGTCGTTCCGGCTCCTCTCCACCTGCTTCCTCGCCGGGCACCCCTTCGAGCTGCTGCACCGGTAGTAAGCCCTGCTCATCACGAAGCCCCAAGCCTAGCTAGATCAGCACAAAAACCCCTCCAATTCATGGCAAAACTTACAAAAGAACTCGATCGATATTCGATGCCATGGCATCGATTCGTGTGTCGTGGTGTGTATTTTACCTTGGAAAGGGTGAGCCTTTGATGGGCTTCTGGCCGTACTTCCGCCACGCCCACGAGTCGGTCGGCGTGTTGCCCTCCCCGACGCCCTTCGGCCGCGGCCCGGTCACGTCGGCCAGCGGCACGGTCACCACCCGCTTCTGCGCCGACCGCCTCGACCTCCCGCtaggcgacgccgccgccccagcCGCCGACCGCTGAGCAGCTGCCGGTGACGGTGACACCGGCGACCCCGGGCAATCCGCCGCAGCGACGTCCTCCCCGCCCTTCATCtgctcccgcccgccgccgccggacatcGTCGGCGACGACACCGCCGCCCCGTCGCTCCACTCGCCgtccatatatatacacaagagccggccggcggcgtgaTCTGTCCGCCGGGAATGGATGGATCAAGGAGGCAGTTCTTGGATGGATGCCGTCACCAGCGCCAGCTACGACAAACGAGGCAAACGCCATGGGATATAAAGAAACTGGAGCTGAGGAGGCCGTGTCATGTGTCGTCGTGACGTTGTAGTAGCGGGAGCTCGGTTCGATCGGACGTGGGTTGTGGCCGCGCACGCTGCGTTTCGAAGGGGAGACTAAACAAACGGGAGAATATTACGAGAGTGTGACGGCGACGCCTCCCCAACTATCTCATGCATTGCCTGTATGATCAGCACTATACACCGTCTAATCTATCAAACATCAGCTGCTTGATTATTGCTTCCTCCCGTAGGCAAGTAGACGAGTAGTAGCACTAGTTTAATGTGGAGCAGAGAGTGTGTTCATATTTGCATAGGAGTGGTTGGCGAGGATCGAATAGTATACCTGTCACTGCCGTTTCGAAGAAGATAACTGCAGAAGGGAGTCACGGTTCTGGAATATCTGGATTCAAGGTACTAGTAAAATTTTCAGTCAACAGTCAAGATAGAATCATAGAATCAgttataaataaatttcttgGTAATTCTGGGCTGGACTTGTTGTTCTTGGTTTCTTTTGCTAGCTTGGAGGAGAAACTAAGatgtttgatttggatttgtTAGGAGTGGCAAATGTGATGCATCCTAGCTAACATGTGGTtggttttcttttgaaaatcGATAAATTATTCTGACTTTTGATGTTATTGGCCTGATCTCTGCATCTTGAACGCTGAAGGCTAGTTCAATGCCGGTGTCATGTCAGAGATATTCCTGGGTAATTTCCTGATGAGATTGACAGTTCTAACTGCGTTCATCAAATCGTGGTGTCCCACACAGAATTATACTAGAAGCCGTACCGCTTCAAACTCGATCTGAACGCTGCTGGGCTAGCTAGAGACAGATTGTGCATTTGATCATCGTGTATATATAATGCGact
Proteins encoded in this window:
- the LOC127754687 gene encoding probable WRKY transcription factor 65, whose protein sequence is MDGEWSDGAAVSSPTMSGGGGREQMKGGEDVAAADCPGSPVSPSPAAAQRSAAGAAASPSGRSRRSAQKRVVTVPLADVTGPRPKGVGEGNTPTDSWAWRKYGQKPIKGSPFPRAYYRCSSSKGCPARKQVERSRNDPDTVIVTYSFEHNHSATVPRAQNRQAAPQKPKAQACSPPEPVVEVEPEETHQYGVTAGPATGGGGGAAAIEVRDEFRWLYDVVSVPASSTSPSDIDAADEMQLYDQPMFFGGAVVGTAALLPDEFGDVGGLGGEGLGEEEALFEGLGELPECAMVFRRRAGDGLAMGGGVKIEQPAESTAMT